The following are from one region of the Shinella sp. PSBB067 genome:
- a CDS encoding GIY-YIG nuclease family protein → MSGFVYMMSDKPRGVIYTGATSDLQGRAWEHRNEVQKGFTERYKAKNLVWLETHPNIVLAIQREKSLKRYLREWKIKLIEELNPTWMDLYEHIDEIENAYRPHANSRQVEDYN, encoded by the coding sequence ATGAGCGGTTTCGTCTATATGATGTCCGACAAGCCGCGAGGTGTGATCTACACTGGCGCCACCAGCGATTTGCAAGGGCGAGCATGGGAGCACCGCAATGAAGTTCAGAAGGGGTTTACGGAGCGGTATAAGGCAAAAAACCTTGTTTGGCTCGAAACCCATCCGAACATCGTTCTGGCGATACAGCGGGAAAAGTCTTTGAAGCGCTACCTGCGAGAATGGAAAATCAAGCTTATCGAGGAGCTCAATCCAACTTGGATGGACCTTTATGAGCACATTGATGAAATCGAGAATGCCTACCGGCCTCATGCGAATTCAAGGCAGGTAGAGGATTACAATTGA
- the sufB gene encoding Fe-S cluster assembly protein SufB → MPAVQETIDQVRQIDVDQYKYGFETKIEMDKAPKGLSEDIIRFISAKKSEPEWMLEWRLEAYRRWLTMEEPTWARVDYPKIDFNDLYYYAAPKNQSGPKSLDEVDPELLRTYEKLGIPLREQEILAGVEKSKIAVDAVFDSVSVVTTFKEELKKAGVIFMSISEAIREHPDLVKKYLGTVVPATDNFYATLNTAVFTDGSFVFVPKGVRCPMELSTYFRINEKNTGQFERTLIIAEEGAYVSYLEGCTAPQRDENQLHAAVVELVALDDAEIKYSTVQNWYPGDKEGKGGIYNFVTKRGDCRGKNSKISWTQVETGSAITWKYPSCILRGDGSRGEFYSIAVSNGHQQIDSGTKMIHLGKNTSSRIVSKGISAGFSNNTYRGQVSAHRKAENARNFTQCDSLLIGDKCGAHTVPYIEAKNATAQFEHEATTSKISEDQLFYCLQRGIPTEAAIALIVNGFVKEVIQELPMEFAVEAQKLIGISLEGSVG, encoded by the coding sequence ATGCCTGCGGTGCAGGAAACGATCGATCAGGTCCGTCAGATCGACGTCGACCAGTACAAATACGGCTTCGAGACGAAGATCGAGATGGACAAGGCGCCGAAAGGCCTGTCCGAGGACATCATCCGTTTCATCTCGGCCAAGAAGAGCGAGCCCGAATGGATGCTCGAATGGCGCCTTGAGGCCTATCGCCGCTGGCTGACCATGGAAGAGCCCACCTGGGCGCGCGTCGACTATCCCAAGATCGACTTCAACGACCTTTATTACTATGCAGCTCCGAAGAACCAGAGCGGCCCGAAGTCGCTCGACGAGGTCGACCCGGAGCTGCTGCGGACCTACGAGAAGCTCGGCATTCCGCTGCGCGAGCAGGAAATCCTCGCCGGCGTCGAAAAATCCAAGATCGCCGTCGACGCCGTCTTCGATTCGGTCTCGGTCGTCACGACCTTCAAGGAAGAGCTGAAGAAGGCCGGCGTGATCTTCATGTCGATCTCCGAGGCCATCCGCGAGCATCCTGATCTCGTGAAGAAGTATCTCGGCACCGTGGTGCCGGCGACCGACAACTTCTATGCGACGCTCAATACCGCGGTCTTCACCGACGGTTCCTTCGTCTTCGTGCCGAAGGGCGTTCGTTGCCCGATGGAACTGTCGACCTATTTCCGCATCAACGAGAAGAACACCGGCCAGTTCGAGCGCACGCTGATCATCGCGGAAGAGGGGGCCTATGTCTCCTATCTCGAAGGCTGCACCGCGCCGCAGCGTGACGAGAACCAGCTTCACGCCGCCGTGGTCGAGCTCGTCGCGCTGGACGATGCCGAGATCAAGTATTCCACCGTCCAGAACTGGTATCCGGGCGACAAGGAAGGCAAGGGCGGCATCTACAACTTCGTGACGAAGCGCGGCGATTGCCGCGGCAAGAACTCGAAGATCTCCTGGACGCAGGTCGAGACCGGCTCGGCCATCACCTGGAAATATCCGTCCTGCATCCTGCGCGGCGACGGTTCGCGCGGCGAGTTCTACTCGATCGCCGTTTCCAACGGCCACCAGCAGATCGACAGCGGCACCAAGATGATCCATCTCGGCAAGAACACGTCGAGCCGCATCGTCTCCAAGGGCATTTCCGCCGGCTTCTCCAACAACACCTATCGCGGCCAGGTCTCGGCCCACCGCAAGGCGGAGAACGCGCGCAACTTCACCCAGTGCGACTCGCTGCTGATCGGCGACAAGTGCGGTGCGCATACCGTGCCCTATATCGAGGCGAAGAACGCGACCGCCCAGTTCGAGCACGAGGCGACCACCTCGAAGATTTCCGAAGACCAGCTGTTCTACTGCCTGCAGCGCGGCATCCCGACGGAAGCGGCGATCGCGCTGATCGTCAACGGCTTCGTCAAGGAAGTCATCCAGGAACTGCCGATGGAATTCGCCGTCGAGGCGCAGAAGCTGATCGGCATCTCGCTCGAAGGAAGCGTGGGATAG
- a CDS encoding cysteine desulfurase family protein: MTKMPRTYLDWNATAPLLPAAREAVVAALDMVGNPSSVHGEGRALRMLVEAARRDVAALVNTAPAHVIFTSGATEAANLVLTPDYRMGRTPLAIGHLYVSEIEHPALREGGRFQREAVTSVPVTRAGVVDLDALDALLQGHDKATGLPMVAIMLANNETGIVQPVKAAAEIVRRHGGLLVVDAVQAVGRMPVDMEALDADFLVISSHKLGGPKGAGALVSRGEVLMPAPLIRGGGQEKGHRSGTENPAALAGFAAAARAAATDMAARNAGIAALRDALEAGMRAVTNDIVIHGGEVERVANTSFFSLPGLKSETGQIAFDLEGIALSAGSACSSGKVGQSHVLTAMGFDATLGGLRVSLGPGSVQADVDRFLAAFSRIASRRRVTGNAA, encoded by the coding sequence ATGACGAAGATGCCGCGCACATATCTGGACTGGAATGCCACGGCGCCGCTTCTGCCGGCGGCGCGCGAGGCCGTGGTCGCCGCGCTCGACATGGTCGGCAACCCGTCTTCCGTCCATGGCGAGGGCCGGGCGCTGCGCATGCTGGTGGAAGCGGCGCGCCGCGACGTCGCCGCGCTCGTCAATACCGCGCCGGCGCATGTCATTTTCACCAGCGGCGCGACCGAGGCCGCGAACCTCGTCCTGACCCCCGATTACCGCATGGGCCGCACGCCGCTTGCCATCGGGCATCTCTATGTGTCCGAGATCGAGCATCCGGCGCTCCGCGAGGGCGGGCGCTTTCAGCGCGAGGCGGTGACGAGCGTTCCGGTGACACGCGCCGGCGTGGTGGACCTCGATGCGCTCGATGCGCTGCTCCAGGGCCACGACAAGGCCACGGGCCTGCCCATGGTCGCGATCATGCTGGCCAACAACGAGACAGGCATCGTCCAGCCGGTGAAGGCCGCTGCCGAGATCGTGCGCCGCCATGGCGGGCTCCTCGTCGTGGATGCCGTGCAGGCCGTCGGCCGCATGCCTGTCGATATGGAGGCGCTGGACGCGGACTTCCTCGTCATCTCCTCGCACAAGCTCGGCGGCCCCAAGGGCGCGGGCGCGCTCGTCTCGCGCGGCGAGGTGCTGATGCCCGCACCGCTCATCCGCGGCGGCGGGCAGGAGAAGGGGCATCGTTCCGGCACGGAAAACCCCGCCGCGCTCGCCGGCTTTGCCGCGGCGGCCCGCGCTGCGGCGACCGACATGGCCGCGCGCAATGCGGGGATCGCCGCGCTGCGCGACGCCCTGGAGGCGGGCATGCGCGCAGTGACGAACGACATCGTCATCCATGGCGGTGAGGTCGAGCGCGTCGCCAACACCTCCTTCTTCAGCCTTCCGGGGCTCAAGTCCGAGACGGGGCAGATCGCCTTCGACCTCGAAGGCATCGCGCTCTCGGCGGGCTCGGCCTGCTCGTCCGGCAAGGTCGGGCAGAGCCATGTGCTGACGGCGATGGGCTTCGATGCCACGCTCGGCGGGCTTCGCGTTTCGCTCGGGCCGGGCTCGGTGCAGGCGGATGTGGATCGATTTCTGGCGGCTTTCTCGCGCATCGCCTCGCGGCGGCGCGTGACCGGGAACGCGGCCTGA
- a CDS encoding alpha/beta hydrolase, which translates to MPEIIFNGPAGRLEGRYQPSKQKNAPIAIVLHPHPQFGGTMNNQIVYQLFYMFQKRGFTTLRFNFRGIGRSQGEFDHGAGELSDAASALDWVQSLHPDSKSCWVAGYSFGAWIGMQLLMRRPEIEGFMSIAPQPNIYDFSFLAPCPSSGLIINGDADKVAPEKDVNGLVEKLKTQKGILITHKTVTGANHFFNGQTETLMAECEDYLDRRLAGELTPEPAAKRIR; encoded by the coding sequence ATGCCCGAAATCATCTTCAACGGACCCGCCGGTCGCCTTGAGGGCCGTTACCAGCCGTCCAAGCAGAAGAACGCCCCGATCGCCATCGTGCTGCACCCGCATCCGCAGTTCGGCGGCACCATGAACAACCAGATCGTCTACCAGCTCTTCTACATGTTCCAGAAACGCGGTTTCACGACGCTGCGCTTCAACTTCCGCGGCATCGGCCGCAGCCAGGGCGAATTCGACCACGGCGCGGGCGAGCTGTCAGACGCCGCCTCGGCGCTCGACTGGGTGCAGAGCCTGCATCCCGATTCCAAGAGCTGCTGGGTCGCCGGCTATTCCTTCGGCGCCTGGATCGGCATGCAGCTTCTGATGCGCCGCCCGGAGATCGAGGGCTTCATGTCGATCGCCCCGCAGCCGAACATCTACGACTTCTCGTTCCTCGCGCCCTGCCCGTCCTCCGGCCTCATCATCAACGGCGATGCCGACAAGGTCGCGCCGGAGAAGGACGTCAACGGGCTCGTCGAGAAGCTGAAGACGCAGAAGGGCATCCTGATCACGCACAAGACCGTGACGGGCGCCAACCACTTCTTCAACGGCCAGACCGAGACGCTGATGGCCGAATGCGAGGATTACCTCGACCGCCGCCTTGCCGGCGAACTGACGCCGGAGCCGGCCGCCAAGCGCATCCGCTGA
- a CDS encoding GGDEF domain-containing protein, translating into MSGAGFLLTVNFLIAQCFCMFFLAVSARSRNRAAARWFAGCFAVASLSTVFELLVAYVPPPMPWAILAFASVLGGMFMLRVGIGHLYGLKTNRALLAAIFCAFVLLDCMIYDLPRGTLLHALPYQMPFAVALGMSAWAAWRARVKTFVDRALVVLLALTSAHFVVKAFAAVLAGSGTTASGYINSQFALLSQSMSAVLIVAVGLMLLCVLVLEIVADEKVNAEVDPLSGLLNRRGFDNRIDALMAGPGPHSIVLCDLDHFKSVNDTHGHQGGDAAIRAFGETLRAAAPKGSLAARIGGEEFVLFLPGTGREAALLFAHALRATRAVSPIPGLPQSARVTASFGVAEIGEREPLRLAMRRADDALYAAKNAGRDCVREAEPPAVVLDVVRRAAHGNEKARRRGHRA; encoded by the coding sequence ATGAGTGGCGCGGGCTTCCTGCTGACGGTGAACTTCCTCATCGCGCAGTGTTTCTGCATGTTCTTCCTGGCGGTCTCCGCCCGGAGCCGCAACCGTGCAGCCGCCCGCTGGTTCGCCGGCTGCTTCGCCGTCGCCTCGCTGTCGACGGTCTTCGAGCTTCTCGTCGCCTATGTTCCGCCGCCGATGCCCTGGGCCATCCTGGCCTTCGCCTCGGTGCTGGGCGGCATGTTCATGCTGCGCGTCGGCATCGGCCATCTCTATGGCCTGAAGACCAACCGCGCGCTGCTGGCGGCGATCTTCTGCGCCTTCGTGCTGCTCGACTGCATGATCTACGACCTGCCGCGCGGCACGCTGCTGCATGCGCTGCCCTACCAGATGCCCTTTGCGGTCGCGCTCGGCATGAGCGCCTGGGCCGCCTGGCGGGCGCGGGTGAAGACCTTCGTCGACCGCGCGCTGGTCGTGCTGCTGGCCCTGACGAGCGCCCATTTCGTGGTGAAGGCCTTCGCCGCCGTTCTTGCCGGTTCGGGCACCACGGCGAGCGGGTATATCAACAGCCAGTTCGCCCTGCTTTCGCAGAGCATGAGCGCGGTGCTGATCGTTGCCGTCGGCCTCATGCTGCTGTGCGTTCTCGTACTGGAAATCGTCGCGGACGAGAAGGTCAACGCCGAGGTGGATCCGCTGTCCGGCCTGCTCAATCGCCGGGGCTTCGACAACCGTATCGACGCGTTGATGGCGGGGCCTGGGCCGCACAGCATCGTGCTGTGCGACCTCGATCACTTCAAGTCGGTCAACGACACCCATGGCCACCAGGGCGGCGATGCTGCCATCCGGGCTTTCGGCGAGACCTTGCGGGCGGCTGCGCCGAAGGGTTCGCTTGCCGCGCGCATCGGCGGGGAGGAATTCGTGCTGTTCCTGCCGGGCACCGGCAGGGAGGCCGCGCTGCTCTTTGCCCATGCGCTCCGTGCGACCCGCGCCGTTTCGCCCATCCCCGGCCTGCCCCAGTCCGCGCGCGTCACGGCGAGCTTCGGCGTCGCGGAAATCGGGGAGAGGGAACCGTTGCGCCTGGCCATGCGCCGCGCCGACGACGCGCTCTATGCCGCAAAGAATGCCGGTCGCGACTGCGTGCGCGAAGCCGAACCGCCGGCCGTCGTTCTCGATGTCGTCAGGCGGGCGGCTCACGGCAATGAAAAAGCCCGGCGGCGGGGCCACCGGGCTTGA
- a CDS encoding anhydro-N-acetylmuramic acid kinase, protein MAGMLTAIGLMSGTSLDGIDVALLRTDGEAVVERGPSMASPYDAAFRRRLQGALETARSIGERSERPGDLAQIERELTLRHGEAVRAFLAENGLEPSGIDVIGFHGQTVLHRPDEALTVQLGDGRFLAGETGIDVVCDMRANDMVHGGQGAPLIPTYHAALAAGLSPASGKAVVFVNIGGISNITFIGSGGEIVAFDSGPGNTLIDQWVEAHAGIPYDQGGMIASEGRVDAGLAGRYLDQAFFTDPVRRSLDRNDFRPPEGTDASLEDGARTLAHVTAAAVLRSARHLSERPKLYVVSGGGRLNRVIMKDLAALAEAEGAEVVAAEAVGLDGDSMEAEAWAYLAVRALRGLPLTFPGTTGVKAPVTGGLWWKAAVSG, encoded by the coding sequence ATGGCGGGGATGTTGACGGCGATTGGCCTGATGAGCGGCACGAGCCTCGACGGCATCGACGTGGCGCTGCTGCGCACGGATGGCGAGGCGGTCGTCGAGCGCGGCCCGTCGATGGCATCGCCCTACGATGCCGCCTTCCGCCGCCGGCTGCAAGGCGCGCTGGAGACCGCCAGGTCCATCGGCGAGCGCAGCGAGCGGCCCGGCGATCTTGCGCAGATCGAGCGGGAACTGACGCTGCGCCACGGCGAGGCGGTCCGCGCTTTCCTCGCGGAGAACGGCCTCGAACCTTCCGGGATCGATGTGATCGGCTTCCACGGCCAGACGGTGCTGCACCGGCCGGACGAGGCGCTGACCGTGCAACTGGGCGATGGAAGGTTTCTCGCCGGCGAAACCGGCATCGACGTCGTCTGCGACATGCGGGCGAACGACATGGTACACGGCGGGCAGGGCGCGCCGCTCATCCCGACCTATCACGCAGCGCTCGCCGCCGGCCTCTCCCCCGCGTCCGGCAAGGCCGTCGTCTTCGTCAATATCGGCGGCATCTCCAACATCACCTTCATCGGCAGCGGCGGCGAGATCGTCGCCTTCGACAGCGGCCCGGGCAATACGCTGATCGACCAGTGGGTCGAGGCCCATGCCGGCATTCCCTATGACCAGGGCGGCATGATCGCCTCGGAGGGGAGGGTCGATGCCGGGCTTGCCGGGCGTTACCTCGACCAGGCCTTCTTTACCGATCCCGTGCGCCGCTCGCTCGACCGCAACGATTTCCGCCCGCCGGAGGGGACGGATGCGAGCCTGGAGGACGGCGCGCGTACGCTGGCGCATGTCACCGCCGCGGCCGTGCTGCGCTCGGCGCGTCACCTCTCGGAGCGACCGAAACTCTATGTCGTGAGCGGCGGCGGCCGGCTCAACCGGGTGATCATGAAAGATCTTGCGGCGCTTGCGGAGGCGGAAGGCGCAGAGGTCGTCGCGGCTGAGGCGGTGGGCCTCGACGGCGACAGCATGGAGGCCGAGGCCTGGGCCTATCTCGCCGTGCGCGCCCTGCGCGGCCTGCCGCTCACCTTTCCGGGAACCACCGGCGTCAAGGCGCCCGTCACGGGCGGCCTATGGTGGAAAGCAGCCGTCTCCGGTTAA
- the tyrS gene encoding tyrosine--tRNA ligase, translated as MSEFKSDFLRTLKERGFIHQISDETGLDDLLAKETVTAYIGFDPTAPSLHAGGLIQIMMLHWFQKTGHQPISLMGGGTGMVGDPSFKDEARQLLTPETLGTNIAGIKKVFSNYLTYGDGPRDALMINNADWLLGINYLEFLRDVGRHFSVNRMLAFDSVKTRLDREHSLSFLEFNYMILQAYDFVELSKRYGCRLQMGGSDQWGNIINGIDLGHRMGTPQLYALTSPLLTTASGAKMGKSLSGAVWLNPEMLSAYDFWQYWRNTEDADVSRFLKLYTTLPMDEIARLSALGGAEINEVKKILATEVTAMLHGREAAEQAAETARKTFEEGAIAENLPSIDVAAGELEAGIGLLTLVVKAGLAASNGEARRHVQGGAVRINDVAVSDERRAIGTSDVSADGVIKLSLGKKKHILVRPA; from the coding sequence ATGTCCGAATTCAAATCCGATTTCCTTCGCACGCTGAAAGAGCGCGGCTTCATCCACCAGATCTCCGATGAAACCGGCCTCGACGACCTCCTCGCCAAGGAAACCGTGACGGCCTATATCGGCTTCGACCCGACGGCGCCCAGTCTCCACGCCGGCGGGCTCATCCAGATCATGATGCTGCACTGGTTCCAGAAAACCGGCCACCAGCCGATCTCGCTGATGGGCGGCGGCACCGGCATGGTGGGCGACCCGTCCTTCAAGGACGAGGCGCGCCAGCTCCTGACGCCGGAAACGCTCGGCACCAACATTGCCGGCATCAAGAAGGTCTTCTCCAATTACCTGACCTACGGAGATGGCCCCAGGGACGCGCTGATGATCAACAATGCCGACTGGCTGCTCGGCATCAACTACCTCGAATTCCTGCGCGATGTCGGCCGGCATTTCTCGGTCAACCGCATGCTCGCCTTCGACAGCGTCAAGACGCGGCTCGACCGGGAACACTCCCTGTCGTTCCTCGAATTCAACTACATGATTCTCCAGGCATACGACTTCGTCGAACTGTCGAAGCGCTACGGCTGCCGTCTCCAGATGGGCGGCTCGGACCAGTGGGGCAACATCATCAACGGCATCGACCTCGGCCACCGCATGGGCACGCCGCAGCTCTACGCCCTCACCTCGCCGCTGCTGACCACCGCCTCGGGCGCCAAGATGGGCAAGTCGCTCTCCGGCGCGGTGTGGCTGAACCCGGAAATGCTCTCGGCCTATGATTTCTGGCAGTACTGGCGCAACACCGAGGACGCCGACGTCTCGCGCTTCCTGAAGCTCTACACGACGCTGCCGATGGACGAGATCGCCCGCCTCTCCGCACTTGGCGGCGCCGAGATCAACGAGGTGAAGAAGATCCTCGCCACGGAAGTGACGGCGATGCTGCACGGCCGCGAGGCGGCTGAACAGGCCGCCGAAACCGCGCGCAAGACCTTCGAGGAAGGCGCAATCGCGGAAAACCTGCCGTCGATCGACGTCGCTGCAGGCGAACTCGAAGCCGGCATCGGTCTCCTGACGCTCGTCGTCAAGGCCGGCCTTGCCGCCTCGAACGGCGAGGCACGCCGCCACGTCCAGGGCGGCGCGGTGCGCATCAACGATGTCGCCGTCTCGGACGAACGCCGCGCCATCGGCACGTCCGACGTCTCCGCCGACGGCGTGATCAAGCTCTCGCTCGGCAAGAAGAAGCACATCCTCGTCCGCCCGGCCTGA
- a CDS encoding DUF3971 domain-containing protein, with amino-acid sequence MGEIRGEKVVFRKQDIVPLHELPSAQAHDPILLHAVSASRTGILCRIAAAAVALVLFLGAVAVGLVEAGVFDSTLNARAVAALNQALGPRYRASVDHTVVRLAGFSGFALKAEDARIIEVESGKELASTQAVGIVLDPWALATGHIAVSRLDVDGVTFNAALLPKSKPLDLAGLRISDVPDYLRTTFERLDGVNRLIDVNGMQTVSISDLGATFEGPAGRPLVLSIASLKFSRDDAGTMSIAGTFELDGKEGQIDLKAATAGGSVHSLEGAIRDIALGDHFLSHTPEGEVHAGLDTTVDVAVRARREDEGVKPELALDVKFAPGAIYGDGEAAELRPSSMQAVYNFDKGSIELASKDASVGVSHFPFTGGLIDLDRVSDKPDKGFAIDLVFSNAVSRPVDSSEEPIRFDAKVSGYYLPAARKLLFEEMAVSSEKGNVAGSLAMKFGDREPEVSFVMLASELQSSAVKQFWPFWMGKTARSWVMKNIFGGTITNGRIEFYLAEGRPREPGVPMHLAADELKIDFDIEGARMNVAGEIPPLRDTSGTFRLRGPRTEIAITGGTAYFPSGRGVALTGGTFILPDNYTKPLMADMDIDVSGNADAIAELVTYKPIRALPATGFVPEDFSGLVKAKVKAHFGVIAAHNPPPPEWTAALTLDNVDVRKPVAGRTVTGLRGLLAIDPQVADLDAKASIDGVALNLQLTEPVSKTASLSRKTVLSGTLGNKDRRKLLPGLDDVLEGEVAVRLEQEGDGPQRVEADLGAAAVSVPWLGWTKGAGIGAKVTLTAEKSEGTTRISDFRFAGEGFSVSGDLAFRGAALDSATFSTVRLSADDRFRLKVDRGKSGYRVVADGEAADLRQVLARLKNATGNGGGGGGGEKQNVSVEANLSRAVGFNGESLSGVNFRYSATGERISSVDLSAVTSGGAPVVAKLANNGAVDVIQLTSGDAGAIARFADVYRHMRGGLLNVRLSQRANGGWLGSVDIRNFSLVGEERLRSLVSTPAGDGGRSLNDAVRREIDVSAVKFYRGFAQVRVGNGALALENGVVRGEMVGATFQGTVRDANGQTDMTGTFMPAYGLNRLFAELPIIGIILGNGNDRGLIGITFKLSGAFDRPNLTINPLSIIAPGVFRNIFEFQ; translated from the coding sequence ATGGGAGAGATCCGCGGCGAGAAAGTCGTGTTCCGCAAGCAGGACATCGTTCCGCTGCACGAACTGCCGTCCGCGCAGGCGCATGACCCGATCCTCCTGCATGCGGTCTCGGCGAGCCGCACCGGCATTCTCTGCCGCATCGCCGCTGCCGCCGTCGCCCTTGTGCTGTTCCTCGGCGCCGTGGCGGTCGGCCTCGTCGAGGCCGGGGTGTTCGACAGCACGCTGAACGCCCGCGCCGTCGCCGCGCTCAACCAGGCGCTGGGGCCGCGCTACCGGGCCTCCGTCGACCATACGGTCGTGCGCCTTGCCGGTTTCAGCGGCTTTGCGCTGAAGGCGGAGGACGCGCGCATCATCGAGGTCGAATCGGGCAAGGAGCTGGCCAGCACCCAGGCCGTCGGCATCGTGCTCGATCCCTGGGCGCTCGCCACCGGCCATATCGCCGTCTCGCGGCTCGACGTGGACGGGGTGACGTTCAACGCGGCGCTCCTGCCGAAGAGCAAGCCGCTCGATCTCGCGGGCCTGCGCATTTCCGACGTGCCCGACTATCTGCGGACGACCTTCGAGCGGCTCGACGGCGTCAATCGCCTGATCGACGTCAACGGGATGCAGACGGTCAGCATCTCCGATCTCGGGGCAACCTTCGAGGGGCCGGCCGGCCGGCCCCTGGTGCTGTCGATCGCAAGCCTGAAGTTCTCCCGCGACGATGCGGGTACGATGTCCATCGCGGGAACCTTCGAGCTCGACGGCAAGGAGGGCCAGATCGACCTGAAGGCGGCGACCGCCGGCGGTTCGGTGCATTCCCTCGAAGGGGCGATCCGCGACATCGCGCTCGGCGACCATTTCCTCAGCCACACGCCCGAGGGCGAGGTGCATGCGGGCCTCGACACGACGGTGGACGTCGCCGTCCGGGCACGCCGGGAGGACGAGGGCGTGAAGCCGGAACTCGCGCTCGACGTGAAGTTCGCCCCCGGCGCGATCTATGGCGACGGCGAAGCGGCCGAACTGCGCCCGTCCTCGATGCAGGCGGTCTACAATTTCGACAAGGGATCCATCGAGCTCGCCTCGAAGGACGCCAGCGTGGGCGTTTCGCACTTTCCCTTCACGGGCGGGCTCATCGATCTCGACCGCGTGTCCGACAAGCCGGACAAGGGCTTTGCCATCGACCTCGTCTTCAGCAACGCCGTCAGCCGGCCCGTGGACTCCAGCGAGGAGCCGATCCGCTTCGACGCCAAGGTCAGCGGCTACTACCTGCCGGCGGCCAGGAAGCTTCTCTTCGAGGAGATGGCGGTGTCGAGCGAGAAGGGCAATGTCGCCGGCTCGCTCGCCATGAAATTCGGCGATCGCGAACCGGAGGTCAGCTTCGTCATGCTGGCCAGCGAGCTGCAGTCCTCGGCGGTCAAGCAGTTCTGGCCGTTCTGGATGGGCAAGACGGCGCGTAGCTGGGTTATGAAGAACATCTTCGGCGGCACCATCACCAACGGCCGCATCGAATTCTACCTTGCCGAGGGCCGCCCGCGCGAGCCGGGCGTGCCCATGCACCTGGCGGCTGACGAGCTGAAGATCGATTTCGACATCGAGGGCGCGCGGATGAATGTCGCGGGGGAAATTCCGCCGCTGCGCGATACATCGGGAACGTTCCGCCTGCGCGGCCCGCGCACGGAAATCGCGATCACCGGCGGCACGGCCTATTTCCCGTCGGGCCGCGGCGTGGCGCTGACCGGCGGCACCTTCATCCTGCCCGACAACTACACCAAGCCGCTGATGGCGGACATGGACATCGACGTTTCGGGCAATGCCGATGCCATCGCCGAACTCGTCACCTACAAGCCGATCCGCGCGCTGCCGGCCACCGGTTTCGTGCCGGAGGATTTCAGCGGGCTCGTGAAGGCCAAGGTGAAGGCGCATTTCGGCGTCATCGCCGCCCACAATCCGCCGCCGCCCGAATGGACCGCCGCATTGACCCTCGATAACGTGGACGTGCGCAAGCCGGTCGCCGGCCGCACCGTCACCGGGCTGCGCGGCCTCCTGGCCATCGACCCGCAGGTCGCCGACCTCGACGCCAAGGCCAGCATCGACGGGGTGGCGCTCAACCTTCAATTGACCGAGCCGGTGAGCAAGACGGCGAGCCTTTCGCGCAAGACCGTGCTTTCCGGCACGCTCGGCAACAAGGACCGTCGCAAGCTTCTTCCGGGCCTCGACGACGTGCTGGAGGGCGAGGTCGCCGTGCGCCTGGAGCAGGAGGGCGACGGACCGCAGCGGGTCGAGGCCGACCTTGGCGCGGCTGCCGTTTCCGTGCCGTGGCTCGGCTGGACGAAGGGGGCCGGCATCGGCGCCAAGGTGACGCTGACGGCCGAGAAATCCGAGGGGACGACGCGCATCTCCGATTTCCGATTCGCCGGCGAGGGGTTCAGCGTCTCGGGCGACCTTGCGTTCCGGGGCGCAGCGCTGGATTCGGCGACCTTCTCCACGGTCCGCCTGTCGGCGGACGATCGGTTCCGGCTGAAGGTCGACCGCGGCAAGTCCGGCTACCGGGTGGTGGCCGACGGCGAGGCTGCGGACCTGCGCCAGGTGCTGGCGCGGCTGAAGAACGCCACCGGCAATGGCGGCGGGGGTGGAGGCGGCGAAAAGCAGAATGTGAGCGTGGAGGCCAACCTGTCGCGGGCGGTCGGTTTCAACGGCGAGAGCCTTTCGGGCGTGAACTTCCGCTATTCCGCCACGGGGGAGCGCATATCGTCCGTGGATCTCTCCGCCGTGACGAGCGGCGGGGCGCCCGTCGTGGCGAAGCTTGCCAACAACGGCGCGGTCGACGTCATCCAGTTGACGAGCGGCGATGCCGGCGCGATCGCGCGCTTCGCGGACGTCTACCGCCACATGCGCGGCGGCCTCCTGAATGTCCGCCTCAGCCAGAGGGCGAACGGCGGCTGGCTCGGTTCAGTCGACATCCGCAACTTCTCGCTGGTCGGGGAGGAGCGGCTGCGCTCGCTGGTCTCCACGCCGGCCGGCGACGGCGGCCGCAGCCTCAACGACGCCGTCCGCCGCGAGATCGACGTGAGCGCCGTCAAGTTCTATCGCGGGTTTGCCCAGGTGCGCGTCGGCAACGGGGCGCTGGCCCTCGAAAACGGCGTGGTGCGCGGCGAGATGGTCGGGGCGACCTTCCAGGGCACCGTGCGCGACGCCAACGGCCAGACAGACATGACCGGGACGTTCATGCCGGCCTACGGCCTCAACCGGCTGTTCGCCGAACTGCCGATCATCGGCATCATCCTCGGCAACGGCAACGACCGGGGCCTGATCGGCATCACCTTCAAGCTGTCCGGCGCCTTCGACCGGCCGAACCTCACCATCAACCCGCTGTCGATCATCGCGCCGGGCGTCTTCCGCAACATCTTCGAGTTCCAATGA